In the Methanococcoides methylutens genome, one interval contains:
- a CDS encoding ABC transporter ATP-binding protein, translating to MIVVKDLKRYYGSGETAVKALNGVSFEIKKGEFVAIMGASGSGKTTLLRILALLDDATAGEYTIRGLKVSNLPEAERSYYRLTQVGYVFQDYALINEMTSAENVYVLSMMEGKSKKESYNTALEALEKVGLKGKHNRIPDELSGGEKQRVAIARAIAKKPDIMFADEPCANLDTRNSKQVLDVFKDLNDNYGQTIVMVTHEPWHIEYVDRVITLEDGVLVSDEQVNEKEANEV from the coding sequence ATGATAGTTGTGAAAGACCTGAAAAGATATTATGGGTCAGGGGAGACTGCTGTCAAGGCTCTCAATGGTGTTTCGTTCGAAATAAAGAAAGGTGAATTCGTAGCGATAATGGGTGCATCAGGTAGTGGAAAGACGACTCTCTTGAGGATCCTGGCATTACTGGATGATGCAACCGCTGGAGAATATACTATTCGGGGATTAAAGGTTTCCAACCTGCCTGAAGCCGAAAGAAGCTATTACAGGTTGACACAGGTCGGTTATGTATTCCAGGACTATGCACTCATCAATGAGATGACATCTGCAGAAAACGTTTATGTGCTTTCCATGATGGAAGGAAAATCAAAAAAGGAATCTTATAATACTGCCCTTGAAGCATTAGAAAAGGTTGGCCTGAAAGGAAAGCACAATCGTATCCCTGACGAATTATCCGGCGGAGAGAAACAAAGAGTAGCAATCGCAAGAGCCATAGCGAAAAAGCCTGACATTATGTTTGCTGATGAGCCTTGTGCAAATCTTGATACCAGAAATTCAAAACAAGTGCTGGATGTGTTCAAAGACTTGAATGACAATTATGGGCAAACAATTGTAATGGTAACGCATGAGCCCTGGCATATTGAGTATGTTGATAGGGTGATCACTCTCGAAGATGGTGTTTTAGTTAGCGATGAGCAAGTAAACGAAAAAGAGGCAAATGAAGTATAA
- a CDS encoding TRAM domain-containing protein encodes MESTAPVEAGETYDVTIEDTAREGDGIARVSGFVIFVPSTKVGDEVTIKVTKVMRKFAFGELV; translated from the coding sequence ATGGAATCAACTGCTCCAGTAGAAGCTGGCGAAACATACGACGTAACAATTGAAGATACCGCAAGAGAAGGCGATGGAATCGCTAGAGTAAGCGGCTTTGTAATCTTTGTCCCAAGCACAAAAGTTGGCGATGAAGTAACAATCAAGGTTACCAAAGTAATGAGAAAATTCGCATTCGGCGAACTCGTTTAA
- a CDS encoding DEAD/DEAH box helicase yields the protein MSFDNLNLIFPLQRALSEEGYTTPTPIQKLSIPHLLNGRDMIGIAQTGTGKTAAFILPILHNMSASYKAPRPRFPRVLVLAPTRELAAQIGDSFATYGKFTRFKHTVIFGGVGQTPQVRALSKGVDSLVATPGRLLDLIQQGHVNLANVEYFVLDEADRMLDMGFLNDVYKVVGMLPQKRQSLFFSATMSPEISTLARKLLTNPAHVEVTPQATTVERIDQFIFFVDSEDKNELLLQLLRGKHLECVLIFTRTKHRANKVTEMLNKNNVPAGAIHGNKSQTHRTKTLQSFKSGQLRVLVATDIAARGIDIEDISHVINYDLPNIPESYVHRIGRTARAGADGTAYSFCAADERDFLRDIEKLTNMEIEVAEHNYHSEKAKNATGDAAKPAPKQQRGRKGSTATKGRGRGKKGEDKAKAKKGDSKPKKAEGKNGRSENTNRGQGRNQTKKKSGQNPNRNSGRNSGKSRNPQ from the coding sequence GTGTCATTTGATAATTTAAATTTAATATTCCCGCTTCAGCGGGCATTGTCCGAAGAAGGATATACTACACCTACTCCAATACAGAAACTATCCATACCCCATCTGTTGAATGGCAGGGATATGATAGGTATTGCTCAGACAGGTACAGGCAAGACGGCTGCATTCATATTACCAATTCTTCACAATATGTCTGCATCCTACAAGGCACCACGTCCGAGATTCCCTCGAGTGCTTGTGCTTGCACCTACCAGGGAGCTTGCAGCACAGATAGGGGATAGCTTTGCCACTTATGGTAAATTTACCCGCTTCAAACATACTGTGATATTCGGAGGTGTTGGTCAGACACCACAGGTAAGAGCTCTCTCAAAGGGTGTGGATTCCCTTGTGGCAACTCCTGGCAGACTCCTGGACCTGATACAGCAGGGTCATGTCAACCTTGCAAATGTGGAATATTTTGTACTTGATGAAGCGGACCGGATGCTTGACATGGGCTTTCTCAATGATGTATACAAAGTTGTTGGAATGTTGCCACAAAAGCGTCAGTCGCTTTTCTTTTCAGCTACCATGTCCCCGGAGATATCCACGCTTGCCAGAAAACTACTAACGAATCCTGCACATGTAGAGGTCACCCCTCAGGCAACAACTGTTGAACGCATAGATCAGTTCATCTTTTTCGTGGATTCTGAGGACAAGAACGAATTACTGCTACAATTACTAAGAGGCAAGCATCTGGAGTGTGTTCTCATATTCACACGTACAAAGCATCGTGCTAACAAGGTCACTGAGATGCTCAACAAGAACAATGTCCCTGCAGGTGCTATTCACGGCAACAAGTCCCAGACTCACCGTACAAAAACACTTCAGAGCTTCAAGTCCGGACAACTGCGTGTACTGGTTGCAACAGACATAGCTGCCCGTGGGATCGATATCGAGGACATATCACATGTAATAAACTATGACCTGCCGAATATCCCTGAGAGCTACGTGCACCGCATAGGACGTACAGCAAGAGCAGGAGCTGACGGAACAGCATACTCTTTCTGTGCAGCGGATGAGCGTGACTTCCTTCGGGATATCGAAAAACTCACCAACATGGAGATCGAGGTTGCTGAACACAATTATCATTCCGAAAAGGCAAAGAATGCCACCGGTGATGCAGCAAAGCCAGCTCCAAAACAACAGAGAGGGCGAAAGGGAAGCACCGCAACTAAAGGCAGAGGCAGGGGCAAAAAGGGAGAAGACAAAGCTAAAGCTAAAAAGGGAGATAGCAAGCCTAAAAAAGCAGAAGGTAAAAATGGACGATCAGAAAATACCAATAGGGGCCAGGGTAGGAATCAGACAAAGAAAAAGTCTGGTCAAAACCCAAATAGGAACTCTGGTCGAAACTCCGGTAAGTCCAGAAACCCGCAGTAA
- a CDS encoding CidA/LrgA family protein — MKRIIQFAIILSICFMGDVIHNILNLPIPGSVLGMLVLLALLLSGVLKLSMIEDVSNFLLKHLSFFFIPAAVGLITCFSILEGKWIALLFISVVSTIIIVVVTGITVQILMKRRRSFE; from the coding sequence ATGAAGCGTATCATTCAGTTCGCCATAATTCTTTCCATATGCTTTATGGGTGATGTCATCCATAATATCCTTAATCTTCCTATCCCTGGAAGTGTGCTGGGAATGCTGGTATTACTGGCCCTTTTACTATCTGGTGTCCTTAAGCTATCCATGATAGAAGATGTAAGCAACTTCCTGCTGAAGCATCTTTCATTTTTTTTCATACCAGCGGCTGTGGGGTTGATAACGTGTTTCTCCATACTTGAAGGAAAATGGATTGCCCTTTTGTTCATATCCGTGGTCTCGACCATTATCATTGTAGTAGTGACCGGCATAACGGTACAGATACTAATGAAAAGGAGGCGATCATTTGAGTGA
- a CDS encoding LrgB family protein — translation MSETISSLVGSPIFGIGISLFTFCAGSLLYKKTGSSLLNPLVMSMLLIMAFLLSFHITFDDYNRGGQFISFFLGPATVILAVPLYKKISIFKENIIPILAGISIGSTAGIVSIIVMCKMFGLDHLLSISMIPKSVTTPIGIEISNQLGGLPSITVAGIIFTGIAGILLGPMICKLFRIEDKVAIGIAIGTSSHALGTTKAVEMGEAEGAMSGLAIGIAGLVTVFLAPILAKILL, via the coding sequence TTGAGTGAAACAATTTCTTCTCTGGTTGGATCTCCGATCTTTGGTATCGGTATATCCCTCTTTACATTCTGTGCAGGCAGCCTGCTCTACAAAAAGACAGGTTCCTCTCTGCTAAACCCACTTGTGATGAGCATGCTGTTGATAATGGCCTTTCTACTAAGCTTCCATATCACCTTTGATGATTATAACAGGGGAGGGCAGTTCATATCTTTCTTCCTTGGCCCTGCTACGGTCATCCTGGCCGTACCTCTATATAAGAAAATCAGTATTTTTAAGGAGAATATTATTCCAATACTTGCAGGGATCAGTATAGGATCGACAGCAGGTATTGTGAGCATTATCGTCATGTGCAAGATGTTCGGACTTGATCATCTACTAAGCATCTCCATGATTCCTAAATCTGTCACAACTCCAATTGGGATAGAGATATCGAACCAGCTTGGAGGTTTACCATCCATAACTGTTGCAGGTATTATTTTCACAGGAATAGCAGGCATTCTGCTGGGTCCCATGATCTGCAAGTTATTCAGAATAGAAGACAAGGTAGCGATCGGAATTGCCATAGGAACTTCTTCCCATGCCCTCGGTACGACCAAGGCCGTTGAGATGGGGGAGGCCGAAGGTGCCATGAGTGGGCTTGCTATCGGGATTGCCGGATTGGTGACGGTGTTCCTTGCTCCGATACTGGCTAAGATCCTTCTGTAA
- a CDS encoding PAS domain S-box protein: MEKLFETIFNSVNDGILIYDLKGRFLEVNQITCDDLGYQKDELLQMTGMDIIPPELGEKFIGQMFEKMNQGGGIIETMGQCKDGSLIPIEFSIRPIEYKGSPAILAVVRNITERKKAEKDLRESEYKFKTLFENANDAIYLTGLNGQLLEVNQVACDQLGYTRSELIQMKPQDIDSIDDLAEIEDRIDQLLQHDNTIFETVHIRKDGSTFPVEINIRLIDYMEKKAILGISRDISKHKKAEEAMLNSKLAAEAANQAKSEFLTNMSHELRTPLNSIIGFSDILCRESFGSLNETQKHYIYNVNKSGKHLLELINDMLDLSKIEAGKMELFPEEFVVLDTINGIKTTMMPLAKKKEIDLKCSSNIEDSIIVADVLKFKQIIYNLVSNAIKFTNKGGSVTIGLDRSDEQISIFVEDNGLGISQNDQKKLFDPFIQVDSSLSKEYSGTGLGLVLTKYFVEMHGGDVWVDSEVGKGSTFGFSIPTNLEIKPS, encoded by the coding sequence ATGGAGAAATTATTTGAAACCATATTCAATTCCGTAAACGATGGAATTCTTATCTACGACCTTAAAGGACGTTTTTTGGAAGTAAACCAGATAACTTGTGATGATCTGGGATATCAAAAGGATGAATTGTTGCAAATGACGGGAATGGATATAATACCCCCAGAACTTGGAGAAAAATTCATTGGACAAATGTTTGAAAAAATGAATCAAGGGGGTGGAATTATTGAAACTATGGGACAATGCAAAGACGGTTCATTGATACCAATCGAATTCAGTATTCGCCCAATTGAATACAAAGGAAGTCCTGCTATTCTAGCTGTTGTCAGAAATATAACCGAACGCAAGAAAGCAGAAAAGGATTTGCGAGAAAGTGAATATAAATTTAAAACATTGTTTGAAAATGCCAATGATGCAATTTACTTAACTGGCCTTAATGGTCAATTATTGGAAGTTAATCAGGTGGCTTGCGATCAACTGGGCTACACCCGAAGTGAACTTATTCAGATGAAACCACAGGACATCGATTCTATTGATGATCTAGCAGAGATTGAGGATCGGATCGATCAATTGCTTCAGCATGACAATACAATCTTCGAAACAGTTCACATTCGAAAGGATGGTTCTACTTTTCCGGTTGAGATCAATATTCGACTTATTGATTATATGGAGAAAAAGGCAATTCTTGGCATCTCACGAGACATTAGTAAACACAAGAAAGCAGAAGAAGCAATGCTCAATTCCAAACTTGCTGCGGAAGCTGCTAACCAGGCTAAATCAGAATTTCTCACAAATATGAGCCATGAACTGAGAACCCCCCTCAATTCGATCATCGGATTCTCAGATATACTTTGTAGGGAGAGCTTTGGTTCCTTAAATGAAACTCAGAAACATTACATATATAATGTTAATAAAAGTGGTAAGCATCTTTTGGAACTGATCAATGATATGCTGGACCTATCAAAGATCGAAGCTGGCAAGATGGAGCTATTTCCTGAAGAGTTTGTTGTCCTTGATACCATCAATGGAATAAAAACAACTATGATGCCTCTTGCAAAAAAGAAAGAGATCGATCTTAAGTGCAGCAGCAATATAGAAGATTCCATAATAGTTGCAGATGTATTGAAATTCAAGCAGATCATCTATAACCTCGTGAGTAACGCTATTAAGTTCACAAATAAGGGAGGATCTGTGACGATCGGATTAGACAGATCTGATGAGCAAATCTCTATTTTTGTAGAAGACAACGGATTAGGGATCTCACAAAATGATCAAAAGAAACTTTTCGATCCATTTATCCAGGTGGATTCATCACTCTCAAAGGAATACAGTGGCACAGGCCTTGGCCTCGTTCTTACAAAATATTTTGTAGAGATGCATGGCGGTGATGTTTGGGTAGATAGTGAAGTTGGAAAAGGAAGTACCTTCGGGTTTAGTATACCAACAAATTTAGAAATTAAACCCAGTTGA
- a CDS encoding helix-turn-helix domain-containing protein, whose amino-acid sequence MEDDYDELDDLIMQKPSEGERVKKEHEMLDKAASHPIRRKMVGAIGVFGKPEEELKAEVGVDDNAFKYHMDFLKNANIVTIKEDIYRLTDAGVDLLAATEHHRES is encoded by the coding sequence ATGGAAGACGATTACGACGAACTTGATGATCTTATAATGCAGAAACCTTCAGAAGGAGAAAGAGTAAAGAAAGAGCACGAAATGCTTGACAAAGCTGCATCCCACCCCATAAGAAGGAAAATGGTCGGTGCCATAGGAGTTTTCGGGAAACCGGAAGAAGAGCTCAAGGCCGAAGTCGGCGTTGACGACAATGCCTTCAAGTATCACATGGATTTCCTGAAAAATGCCAATATCGTTACGATAAAAGAAGACATATACAGGCTTACTGATGCCGGCGTTGACCTGCTGGCAGCAACCGAACACCACAGGGAATCCTGA